The following are encoded in a window of Nakamurella sp. A5-74 genomic DNA:
- a CDS encoding glutamine synthetase family protein produces MSAHEVPRRSVPNDRYLTIEQLRTLIGDGEIDTVVLAFTDMQGRLQGKRLHAAYFLDVALQSGTEGCNYLLAVDIEMNTVAGYTMSSWERGYGDMEFLPDFATLRRLTHLPATAMVQCDLVWLDHTPVVQSPRTILQTQLDRLTERGLAAFAGTELEFIAFDNSYEDAHDLRWRGLTPVNQYNVDYSLLGTSRVEPLLRDIRNHSYAAGMDVEGAKGECNFGQHEIGFLYADALTTADNHSVYKTQAKEIAAAHGKAITFLAKYNEREGNSCHIHLSLRGTDGALTFWQDDGRSATYDHFIAGILATMDEFTLLYAPNINSYKRFADGSFAPTTVAWGLDNRTCAVRLVGKGPSARLENRLPGADVNPYLAIAAMIAGGLHGIDRELELQDELTGNAYTSTHPRVPRTLQIAREGFAGSAIARAAFGDDVVAHYTNMADVEIAAFDAAVTDWELARGFERM; encoded by the coding sequence CGCACGAGGTTCCGCGCAGGTCGGTACCCAACGATCGTTATCTGACCATCGAGCAACTCCGGACACTGATCGGCGACGGTGAGATCGACACCGTGGTCCTGGCCTTCACCGACATGCAGGGACGCCTGCAGGGCAAGCGGCTGCACGCCGCCTACTTCCTGGATGTCGCGCTGCAGAGCGGGACGGAGGGATGCAACTACCTACTCGCCGTCGACATCGAGATGAACACCGTTGCGGGCTACACCATGTCGTCGTGGGAGCGCGGGTACGGCGACATGGAGTTCCTGCCCGACTTCGCAACCCTGCGCCGGCTGACCCACCTGCCCGCGACCGCGATGGTGCAGTGCGACCTGGTGTGGCTCGACCACACGCCGGTCGTGCAGTCCCCGCGCACGATCCTGCAGACCCAACTCGACCGGCTCACCGAGCGGGGCCTGGCGGCGTTCGCCGGGACGGAGCTCGAGTTCATCGCCTTCGACAACAGCTACGAGGATGCCCACGATCTCCGGTGGCGCGGGCTGACCCCGGTGAATCAGTACAACGTCGACTACTCGCTGCTGGGCACCTCACGGGTGGAGCCGCTGCTGCGGGACATCCGCAACCACAGCTATGCGGCCGGGATGGATGTCGAAGGTGCCAAGGGGGAGTGCAACTTCGGCCAGCACGAGATCGGCTTCCTCTACGCCGACGCGCTGACCACCGCGGACAACCACAGCGTCTACAAGACCCAGGCCAAGGAGATCGCTGCCGCGCACGGCAAGGCGATCACCTTCCTGGCCAAGTACAACGAGCGCGAGGGCAACTCCTGTCACATCCATCTCTCGCTCCGCGGAACCGACGGTGCGCTCACCTTCTGGCAGGACGATGGCCGGTCGGCGACCTACGATCACTTCATCGCCGGGATCCTGGCGACGATGGACGAGTTCACCCTGCTGTACGCCCCGAACATCAACTCCTACAAGCGGTTCGCTGACGGTTCGTTCGCGCCGACCACGGTGGCCTGGGGACTGGACAACCGCACCTGCGCGGTGCGACTGGTGGGCAAGGGACCGTCGGCGCGACTGGAGAATCGGCTGCCGGGTGCGGACGTCAACCCGTACCTTGCCATCGCCGCGATGATCGCCGGAGGGTTGCACGGCATCGACCGGGAGCTCGAGCTCCAGGACGAGCTCACCGGGAACGCCTACACGTCAACGCATCCCCGGGTGCCGCGGACGCTGCAGATCGCGCGCGAGGGGTTCGCCGGATCGGCCATCGCCCGTGCGGCGTTCGGCGACGACGTGGTGGCGCACTACACGAACATGGCGGACGTCGAGATCGCCGCCTTCGACGCTGCAGTCACCGACTGGGAACTCGCCCGCGGCTTCGAGAGGATGTGA
- a CDS encoding aldehyde dehydrogenase family protein codes for MTTAGTTQLINPATGQVLAEEVNGTDEAGTDAAIDRAHKAFRTWRTTAPGERARLLRAFATKVEQNIELLASTEVRNAGHTIGNARWEAGNVRDCLNYYAGSPERLLGKQIPVPGGTDITFHEPLGVVGIIVPWNFPMPIAGWGFAPALAAGNTVVLKPAELTPLTAILLAELALEAGIPDGVFTVLPGKGSVVGQRFVTNEAVRKIVFTGSTAVGKQIMAGCADQLKPVTLELGGKSANIIFDDADLAAAAAAAPYAVFDNAGQDCCARSRILVQRSAYQEFLERFEVAVQGVRVEDPTREGSEMGPMISAGQRATVQRYLDDADVTITGSVPDGPGWWLPPTVVTPRSVADPVWREEVFGPVVAVLPFDDEDEAIALANDSDYGLSGSIFTGDVGRALRVARGVEAGNLSVNSHSSVRYWTPFGGYKQSGLGRELGPDAPYAFTEEKNVFIAH; via the coding sequence TTGACCACCGCAGGAACCACCCAGCTGATCAACCCGGCCACCGGCCAAGTCCTGGCCGAGGAGGTGAACGGCACCGACGAGGCCGGGACCGATGCCGCGATCGACCGTGCGCACAAGGCCTTCAGGACCTGGCGCACCACCGCCCCCGGCGAGCGGGCGCGCCTGTTGCGGGCATTCGCGACCAAGGTGGAGCAGAACATCGAGTTGCTGGCCAGCACCGAGGTCCGCAACGCCGGACATACGATCGGCAACGCCCGCTGGGAGGCAGGTAACGTCCGAGACTGTCTGAACTACTACGCCGGCTCCCCGGAACGCTTGCTGGGCAAGCAGATCCCGGTGCCGGGTGGGACCGACATCACCTTCCACGAACCGCTGGGCGTGGTGGGCATCATCGTCCCGTGGAACTTCCCGATGCCGATCGCCGGCTGGGGGTTCGCTCCCGCCCTGGCGGCTGGGAACACCGTCGTGCTCAAGCCGGCGGAGCTGACCCCGCTGACGGCGATCCTGCTGGCCGAGCTCGCCCTGGAGGCGGGCATTCCCGATGGAGTGTTCACCGTGCTGCCCGGCAAGGGATCCGTGGTGGGACAACGGTTCGTGACCAACGAAGCCGTGCGCAAGATCGTCTTCACCGGTTCTACGGCTGTCGGCAAGCAGATCATGGCCGGCTGTGCCGACCAGCTGAAGCCGGTCACGCTGGAACTCGGTGGCAAGAGTGCGAACATCATCTTCGATGACGCAGATCTGGCCGCTGCTGCTGCCGCCGCGCCGTATGCTGTGTTCGACAACGCGGGTCAGGACTGTTGCGCTCGGTCACGGATCCTGGTGCAGCGCAGCGCCTACCAGGAGTTCCTGGAGCGATTCGAGGTCGCGGTGCAGGGGGTGCGGGTGGAGGATCCGACCCGCGAGGGCAGCGAGATGGGGCCGATGATCTCCGCGGGCCAGCGGGCCACCGTCCAGCGGTACCTCGACGACGCCGACGTCACCATCACCGGATCCGTCCCGGACGGGCCGGGCTGGTGGCTGCCGCCGACCGTGGTGACCCCGCGGTCCGTGGCCGATCCGGTCTGGCGCGAAGAGGTGTTCGGGCCCGTCGTCGCCGTGCTGCCCTTCGACGACGAGGACGAAGCCATCGCGCTGGCGAACGACAGCGACTACGGGCTGTCCGGCTCGATCTTCACCGGCGACGTCGGCCGGGCACTGCGGGTGGCGCGCGGTGTGGAAGCCGGGAACCTGTCGGTGAACAGCCATTCCTCGGTGCGGTACTGGACGCCCTTCGGTGGCTACAAGCAGTCCGGGCTCGGCCGTGAGCTCGGACCGGATGCCCCGTACGCCTTCACCGAGGAGAAGAACGTGTTCATCGCCCACTGA
- a CDS encoding 3-oxoacyl-ACP reductase yields the protein MAGRLDGRVAVVTGGCSGIGLATVRRFVQEGAKVVIGDIADDAGAGLVTELGGASVATYAHVDVTSKEEVDALFATAKNTYGSVDIAFNNAGISPPEDSSILDTDLDAWRRVQEVNLTSVYLCCKAALPYMLEQRRGSIINTASFVAVMGAATSQISYSASKGGVLSMSRELAVQFARDGVRVNALCPGPVNTPLLQELFADDPERAARRLVHVPMGRFAEPEELANAVLFLASDESSFVTASTFLVDGGISGAYVTPL from the coding sequence ATGGCAGGACGGTTGGACGGCAGGGTCGCTGTCGTCACCGGCGGATGTTCGGGGATCGGCTTGGCTACGGTCCGCCGATTCGTGCAGGAGGGGGCGAAGGTGGTGATCGGCGACATCGCCGATGACGCCGGCGCAGGCCTGGTGACCGAGCTGGGGGGCGCCTCGGTCGCGACCTATGCGCACGTCGACGTCACCAGCAAGGAGGAGGTCGACGCGCTCTTCGCGACGGCGAAGAACACCTACGGCAGCGTCGACATCGCGTTCAACAACGCCGGGATCTCCCCGCCGGAGGACTCCTCGATCCTCGACACCGATCTGGACGCCTGGCGCAGGGTGCAGGAGGTCAACCTGACCTCGGTGTACCTGTGCTGCAAGGCGGCGCTGCCGTACATGCTCGAGCAGCGGCGCGGGTCGATCATCAACACCGCGTCCTTCGTGGCGGTGATGGGCGCCGCCACCTCGCAGATCTCGTACTCGGCGTCCAAGGGCGGTGTGCTGTCGATGTCCCGCGAGCTGGCGGTGCAGTTCGCCCGCGACGGAGTGCGGGTCAACGCACTGTGCCCGGGCCCGGTGAACACACCGCTGCTGCAAGAGCTGTTCGCCGACGATCCTGAGCGCGCCGCCCGCCGGCTGGTACACGTCCCGATGGGACGCTTCGCCGAACCCGAGGAGCTGGCGAACGCGGTGCTGTTCCTGGCATCCGACGAGTCGTCGTTCGTCACCGCCAGCACGTTCCTGGTCGACGGCGGGATCTCCGGCGCCTACGTCACCCCGCTGTAG
- a CDS encoding gamma-glutamyl-gamma-aminobutyrate hydrolase family protein (Members of this family of hydrolases with an active site Cys residue belong to MEROPS family C26.), which yields MATHGPPVVGISCYREKVSWGVWQHVRADVLHADYADTVAGGGGVPVLLPGAAVGTGKSDVDGAADAVVARLDALVIAGGADVDPARYGAAPHPRTVGCRPERDSWELALIAAADRVSLPLLGVCRGMQLMAVAASGSLVQHLPDVLGSALHSPGADAFGDVPITTVSGSRVAAAVGNAVSVRCHHHQAVDRHPGFVPVATAADGTLEAMERTGRRFCVAVQWHPENARDARLFNALISAARANTGT from the coding sequence GTGGCGACCCACGGGCCCCCGGTGGTGGGCATCTCCTGCTACCGCGAGAAGGTCAGCTGGGGGGTGTGGCAGCACGTGCGGGCAGACGTTCTGCACGCCGACTATGCCGACACGGTTGCCGGCGGCGGCGGCGTTCCGGTCCTGCTTCCCGGCGCCGCTGTCGGCACCGGGAAGTCGGACGTCGACGGTGCGGCGGACGCGGTGGTCGCGCGACTCGACGCGCTCGTCATCGCCGGCGGAGCAGACGTCGATCCGGCTCGGTACGGAGCGGCGCCGCACCCGCGGACGGTGGGGTGCCGTCCCGAGCGCGACAGCTGGGAGCTGGCGCTCATCGCCGCGGCCGATCGGGTCTCGCTGCCACTGCTCGGCGTTTGTCGCGGGATGCAGTTGATGGCTGTGGCGGCGAGTGGGTCGTTGGTCCAGCACCTGCCGGACGTGCTCGGCAGCGCGCTGCACTCGCCGGGTGCCGATGCCTTCGGTGATGTCCCGATCACCACGGTCTCCGGATCCCGGGTCGCCGCGGCCGTCGGCAACGCGGTGTCGGTTCGGTGCCACCACCACCAGGCCGTCGACCGGCACCCAGGTTTCGTGCCGGTGGCCACCGCTGCCGACGGAACCCTGGAGGCGATGGAACGAACGGGTCGTCGATTCTGTGTTGCGGTGCAATGGCATCCCGAGAATGCGCGGGATGCGCGGTTGTTCAACGCCCTGATCTCCGCGGCCCGCGCGAACACCGGTACTTGA
- a CDS encoding Lsr2 family protein — protein MAQQIVEYLTSDLSGDEIPSDSHGGTVEFVVSGTPYAIDLTEAELDTFNEILAPYVDAAQRLTTRGAPVSRTTVASSAGGRRSKEQLTAIRNWAKKNNHSVSERGRIPGAVLDAFDASH, from the coding sequence GTGGCACAACAGATCGTCGAGTACCTGACGTCCGACCTTTCCGGCGACGAGATTCCCAGCGACTCGCATGGCGGGACGGTCGAATTCGTCGTCTCCGGAACGCCGTACGCCATCGATCTCACCGAGGCCGAACTGGACACCTTCAACGAGATCCTGGCGCCCTACGTCGATGCGGCACAACGGTTGACGACGCGCGGTGCACCGGTCAGCCGGACGACCGTCGCCTCCTCCGCCGGCGGAAGGCGTTCCAAGGAGCAGCTCACCGCAATCCGGAACTGGGCGAAGAAGAACAACCACTCCGTCTCGGAACGCGGTCGCATTCCGGGCGCTGTTCTCGACGCGTTCGACGCCAGCCACTGA
- a CDS encoding LamG-like jellyroll fold domain-containing protein yields the protein MYSTAPRDRRTLVVLAGGLCALLLIVLVGYLLAGGRFQAVETPSMAEAAPVGTLVLTLPGDAEVGDIITFTPTGATHSYTHRVVEVTDGNYHTQGDLNGAVDPWTVTPDQVEGVAWLRLWTLGWVARALPIVAIGALLTFLITRFLFAADYRYVGRVMGGTLTVAVASLLLRPWTGVQLVGYLPANEGITASVVSTGILPMRVTARGGTSADLVNGQLGSVSTAVTDTAGKYQFDPALHLSTWWLIGLIALCSLPFLFCLREFQHDNPRATRAHRYRIAVPAATIGVLALIAALLVVPTHSAFAARITNSTDTAGSRTWFTCRAAETGTAGLVAGYAMGTSGSTSEANLAGGNAGEYPLSSTVQTGNVGCIRDTPAASVTFNGTSQCLATGAATAAAAAPNTFSTEIWFRTSTAGNGKLIGSSSSRTGIADASYDRQLYIDPQGRLVFGVYNPGVVVVSSPTSVANNQWHQAIATLGPAGMRLYLDGVLVGANANQFAGQSYSGWWKIGCGNLNGWPSATGAAYTGPNYYTGQLQYAAIYTVQLSAAQVLEHYQARVG from the coding sequence GTGTACTCCACCGCCCCCCGCGACCGACGAACCCTCGTCGTGCTCGCGGGGGGCCTGTGCGCTCTGCTGCTCATAGTTCTGGTCGGTTACCTCCTGGCAGGCGGTCGGTTCCAGGCGGTCGAGACACCCTCGATGGCCGAGGCCGCGCCGGTGGGAACCCTGGTCCTGACCTTGCCGGGTGACGCCGAGGTCGGCGACATCATCACCTTCACGCCGACCGGTGCTACACACAGTTACACCCACCGGGTCGTAGAGGTGACCGATGGGAACTATCACACGCAGGGCGACCTGAACGGCGCGGTCGACCCCTGGACCGTGACTCCGGACCAGGTCGAAGGTGTTGCCTGGCTGCGCTTGTGGACCCTGGGCTGGGTGGCCCGCGCGCTGCCGATCGTGGCGATCGGCGCGCTGCTGACCTTCCTGATCACCCGATTCCTGTTCGCCGCGGACTACCGGTACGTCGGCAGGGTGATGGGCGGCACGCTCACCGTCGCAGTCGCCTCGCTCCTGCTGCGCCCGTGGACCGGCGTCCAACTGGTTGGCTACCTCCCCGCGAACGAGGGCATCACCGCCTCCGTTGTCAGTACCGGCATCCTGCCGATGCGGGTCACGGCGCGTGGCGGGACGTCGGCCGACCTCGTCAACGGACAGCTCGGATCTGTCTCCACCGCTGTCACCGACACAGCAGGCAAGTACCAATTCGACCCGGCGCTGCACCTGTCGACGTGGTGGTTGATCGGCCTGATCGCCCTGTGCAGCCTGCCGTTCCTGTTCTGCCTCAGGGAGTTCCAGCACGACAATCCCCGTGCGACGCGCGCCCACCGGTACCGGATCGCAGTCCCGGCGGCCACCATCGGCGTGCTGGCCCTCATCGCGGCGCTGCTGGTGGTCCCCACCCATAGCGCCTTCGCAGCCAGGATCACCAACTCGACGGACACCGCCGGCAGCCGCACCTGGTTCACCTGCCGGGCTGCCGAGACCGGCACCGCCGGTCTGGTCGCCGGGTACGCCATGGGAACCAGTGGGTCGACGAGCGAGGCGAATCTTGCCGGCGGGAACGCCGGGGAGTACCCCCTCAGCTCCACCGTCCAGACGGGGAATGTCGGCTGCATCCGTGATACCCCTGCCGCCTCGGTCACCTTCAACGGAACGAGCCAGTGCTTGGCGACCGGAGCCGCCACCGCGGCGGCAGCCGCCCCGAACACGTTCTCCACCGAGATCTGGTTCCGCACCAGCACTGCCGGCAACGGCAAGCTGATCGGCTCCAGTTCCAGCCGCACCGGCATCGCGGACGCCAGCTACGATCGGCAGTTGTACATCGATCCTCAGGGCAGGCTCGTCTTCGGCGTCTACAACCCCGGCGTCGTCGTCGTGTCGTCACCGACCTCCGTGGCGAACAACCAATGGCACCAGGCGATCGCCACCCTCGGCCCCGCCGGAATGCGGCTCTATCTCGACGGTGTGCTGGTCGGCGCGAACGCCAACCAGTTCGCCGGGCAGTCCTACAGCGGGTGGTGGAAGATCGGCTGCGGCAACCTCAACGGCTGGCCCAGTGCGACCGGCGCCGCCTACACCGGTCCGAACTACTACACCGGGCAGTTGCAATATGCCGCGATCTACACCGTGCAGTTGAGCGCCGCCCAGGTGTTGGAGCACTACCAGGCCCGAGTCGGCTGA